The genomic DNA CTTGTACATCCGAAACAAGGGGATCTGCATGCACCGAATCAGGTTGATGTCCAATTTTTCCACGAACGCAAGGCGCTCGCCTATACAGAAAAAGCGCTGGTTCCGTTATCAAACATCAAACGATATGAAGGAGAAATTCCTGATTATCAGTCATCCTTGATGGAAGCCCTTCACAAGCAGATGGATGATTTGAAGAAGGAAGACAGTGACTTTGCAAAGGCATCCTATCAAAAGCTTGAAATACTAGTGAATGACTATCAAAAGTAAATCTATCGAACCGTGTCAATTAAAGATTGATGCGGTTTTTTTCTATTGTGCATACTGGACTTTCCTATTAAAACATCCAAATCTCTTAAAAAACGAATTCTATTTTGATCAGCTTGTACATATCCATAGGATATAAAGCTAAATGGAAGGAATGGGTTTGGATGAAGCACAATCGACTCCTCTATAATTTGAAAAAGTCGAACAAAGAGACGTTCGTGAAACGTGCAGGTATGTATACGGTCATTGTATTGCTTCTTTTCATTACTGTTTCCATTCTTGCATCGTCTTTCTTTGAAAAGAGATTCCAATCCAGTTCAATGAAGGGGACATTGAACATTTTTTCAACGGAACAATTGGTCACCTTTATGGGGACAGTCAACCCATATTTCC from Pseudalkalibacillus sp. SCS-8 includes the following:
- the kapB gene encoding sporulation phosphorelay system protein KapB, which codes for MATIEVGDMVTASYKTGRYIGEVIDFKPKLQKAVVKVLAVLVHPKQGDLHAPNQVDVQFFHERKALAYTEKALVPLSNIKRYEGEIPDYQSSLMEALHKQMDDLKKEDSDFAKASYQKLEILVNDYQK